One region of Plasmodium vivax chromosome 7, whole genome shotgun sequence genomic DNA includes:
- a CDS encoding ubiquitin-like protein, putative (encoded by transcript PVX_099520A) produces MEEEGSIKIKIKSIDNEEFELAVKGETSAEEIKNTIAERKSVDKQDIRLIYQGQCLANEKSVADYNIQNEHIIHLVVRKKENPAGPNDENGSAANASNTANAANTANTATASANMFRSNDGSVMGDPLHINFSSNVHLNSSSGNIPNGGTASNMPNGSANPNAGSSTTPLYFTHMRLTRNDNMDGDLMGQTNICSLLNDIMSQVNINPNFIYGAATAAATAAANGNAAGVGGGLGSGMGSGLGGGLGSGLGSGMGNGENIFTAAMRTTGINLNSSEFAAPSYANGAHDQKSEPANMNTNVNANVNANSNAGAGGKSHNGHNEPDGKTQRQRGTKGGDGGGQGHAGESKSESSSDVSNANDKGNDADCTKEQQKKMKKLKKKRKNNNKDMKVSNKLKKNGKYHFGLSSKDDSSSSSHSGSSHSGSSHSGSSLLSADTTMKGEEERKKALKLKKHSKKKKLKSKHKKKKSYDSSSSSSGSEEDQHAGEEAEEEDEDDYDDDELSKKEKKHRKKEKKKKKKKKKKYLFDPNFLYHQNYMYHPNSISHARINNHFNHIFRGRNDLRLAAAYPPFVLDHGGRPSVGGPFYRESRNSLKYGRDELSETNENANGTSNHNMADELGKQKERRKKAHSSSKALFGGAGAQDNLADLPGGTGGPMDEHSYPPRGAYANIVPLSDTERNNELVRNDSVRTNSRVALNEEEGGALLSDNNSLSANMRSIQMSSDRRNSALGRSDLKCLNDANDSEHKNMEVNIPWRVIEQLLVLLEEETGYRRPDLSSYINSYHNTNSIFVFFYLFVHINNIINNIIIQFNHSNFMNNDISMSSFSRISIILSLASVVFSRLSNFFFVFYDNVYCNNYGRHYRYSDPINHAFFRELRNLYYSNHGRNAHSSRSSRFYQNDVFPNGNYGHGNVGAFPHDPSSYLHNVTDGYYPLPYNDLRNHANRTNLQQEFEDYYKNYLNTVKGNKNMLLRKEFAGHKDRSNNGECPQGKEDGVSSNRVGKGDKLGNPSAQGEKRMSSRFRQAGQWNGTANNASNHLNNGANGHCNNPFSNFPGQANKSLLYPGLKKRSDEKEAEKKGRDGPKPYPVKEALKDGHSYRGYSSGDPNESSSSGGAGAAAAAAAGLGAPLNHFFNNLVRNKNEERENGKMASNGSPPKSEQHEDEAKGDAPNATNSNFASCDSNMDDMYDVSDDGKEREALNMKDHHPKGEDKDGKYADKGKGTHPGSIPQKEKPTDKHTTPQGEKSPQQIVPQGGDIKNAASSRTDSSSVTDIRRPPPLNSAPPMPNMNFSNILNCVQNQMAGGGGVGMQTEPPRDKFEGMPEEVKTRYKTWVENTQIFSGQMIKICRNRRPLSNAYIGDGSSKDEISFSNLLPFLWKRNMSTINLDVNLEISDDLINAFDMHVLEFVKKSIKNNEDYKLEKFKYPTLSLCEELFDEMEKKDK; encoded by the exons ATGGAGGAAGAGGGGAgcataaagataaaaatcaAAAGCATCGACAATGAGGAGTTCGAGCTGGCCGTGAAAGGAGAGACCAGCGCGGAGGAAATAAAGAACACCATTGCGGAGAGGAAGAGCGTAGACAAGCAGGACATCCGGCTGATCTACCAAGGGCAGTGCCTAGCCAACGAGAAAAGCGTTGCTGATTATAACATACAGAATGAGCATATCATCCATTTGGTggtgaggaaaaaggaaaaccctGCCGGCCCGAATGACGAAAATGGGAGCGCCGCAAACGCctccaacaccgccaacgccgcaAACACGGCCAACACCGCCACCGCCAGTGCAAACATGTTTCGGAGCAACGACGGGAGCGTGATGGGGGACCCCCTGCATATAAACTTCAGCTCGAACGTCCACCTGAACAGCAGCAGTGGGAACATCCCCAATGGAGGCACCGCCTCTAACATGCCCAATGGTAGCGCCAACCCTAACGCGGGGTCCTCGACCACTCCTCTGTACTTCACGCACATGAGACTAACGCGGAACGACAACATGGATGGGGACCTCATGGGCCAGACGAACATCTGCTCCCTGCTGAATGATATAATGAGTCAGGTGAATATTAACccgaattttatttatggGGCGGCGACGGCGGCTGCCACTGCGGCTGCGAATGGGAATGCCGCGGGGGTGGGAGGCGGTCTCGGAAGCGGCATGGGGAGCGGTCTAGGAGGTGGCCTCGGAAGTGGCCTTGGAAGCGGCATGGGGAACGGCGAAAACATCTTCACCGCGGCGATGAGGACCACCGGGATAAACCTCAACTCGAGTGAATTCGCCGCGCCCAGCTACGCGAACGGGGCGCATGATCAGAAGAGCGAGCCGGCGAACATGAACACGAACGTGAATGCTAACGTGAATGCTAACTCCAACGCGGgggcgggggggaagagccaTAACGGCCACAACGAACCAGACGGTAAAACGCAAAGGCAAAGGGGCACCAAAGGAGGAGATGGTGGTGGACAGGGCCACGCGGGAGAGAGCAAAAGCGAATCCTCATCGGATGTTAGCAACGCAAATGACAAAGGAAACGATGCAGATTGCACAAAGGagcaacagaaaaaaatgaagaaattaaaaaagaagagaaagaaTAACAACAAAGATATGAAGGTATCGAATaagctcaaaaaaaatgggaaatacCATTTTGGTCTTTCAAGTAAGGATGACAGCTCCAGTAGCAGCCACTCCGGTAGCAGCCACTCCGGCAGCAGCCACTCCGGGTCGTCCCTCCTGTCAGCTGACACCACCATGAAGGGCgaggaggaaaggaaaaaggcacttaagctgaagaagcacagcaaaaaaaagaaactcaaAAGTAAacacaagaagaagaaaagctaCGATTCGAGTAGCTCCTCCTCCGGGTCCGAGGAAGATCAGCATGCGGGTGAagaggcggaggaggaggacgaggaCGACTATGACGATGACGAGCTATccaagaaggagaaaaagcaccgaaagaaagagaagaaaaagaaaaagaaaaaaaagaaaaagtaccTTTTCGACCCCAATTTTTTGTACCACCAGAATTATATGTACCACCCGAACAGCATTAGCCACGCGAGGATAAATAATCACTTCAACCATATTTTCAGGGGAAGAAACGACTTGAGGTTGGCTGCGGCGTACCCACCGTTTGTGCTGGACCACGGGGGGAGACCCTCTGTGGGTGGCCCGTTCTACAGAGAAAGCAGGAACAGCCTCAAGTACGGCAGGGACGAGCTGAGCGAGACGAACGAAAACGCGAACGGCACGAGCAACCACAACATGGCGGATGAGTTGGGCAAGCAGAAGGagcggaggaagaaggcGCACAGCAGCAGCAAGGCTCTGTTCGGGGGCGCCGGCGCGCAGGACAATTTGGCGGACCTGCCGGGCGGCACAG gcGGACCCATGGACGAGCACAGCTACCCACCCCGGGGCGCGTACGCGAACATAGTGCCCCTGAGCGACACGGAGAGGAACAACGAGCTGGTGCGCAACGACTCCGTGCGAACGAACTCGAGAGTGGCCCTCAACGAAGAAGAGGGCGGCGCGCTCCTCTCAGACAACAACTCCCTATCGGCGAACATGCGATCGATCCAAATGTCTAGTGACAGAAGAAATAGTGCACTAGGGAGAAGCGACCTGAAATGTTTAAACGACGCAAATGACTCGGAGCACAAAAACATGGAGGTGAACATCCCATGGAGAGTAATAGAGCAACTGCTAGTCCTCCTAGAAGAAGAAACAGGATACCGAAGACCCGACCTCTCCTCCTACATCAATTCCTACCATAACACGAATTCAATTTTTGTATTCTTTTACCTCTTTGtgcacataaataatatcattAACAATATAATCATTCAATTTAACCACTCGAATTTTATGAACAATGACATTTCAATGTCTTCCTTCTCCAGGATAAGCATCATTCTGTCCCTCGCGTCGGTCGTTTTCTCCCGTCTCTCcaatttcttcttcgtcttctaCGACAACGTTTATTGCAACAACTATGGGAGACACTACAGGTACTCAGATCCCATCAACCATGCGTTCTTTAGGGAGCTAcgaaatttatattattccaATCACGGGAGGAATGCCCACTCGAGTAGAAGCAGTAGGTTTTACCAAAATGATGTCTTCCCGAATGGCAACTATGGGCATGGAAACGTGGGTGCCTTTCCCCATGACCCCTCATCTTACCTGCACAACGTCACCGATGGGTATTACCCCCTGCCGTATAACGACTTGAGGAATCATGCGAATAGGACGAACCTGCAGCAGGAATTTGAAGACTACTACAAAAACTACCTTAACACTGTTAAGGGGAATAAGAACATGCTGTTGAGGAAGGAATTTGCCGGCCATAAGGACAGGAGCAACAATGGGGAATGCCCTCAAGGGAAGGAAGACGGTGTGAGTAGCAACCGAGTAGGCAAAGGAGACAAACTAGGCAATCCAAGTGCACAGGGAGAGAAAAGAATGAGTAGCAGGTTTAGGCAAGCTGGGCAGTGGAATGGTACCGCCAATAACGCCTCCAACCATTTGAACAACGGCGCGAACGGCCATTGCAACAACCCCTTTTCGAATTTCCCCGGACAGGCTAACAAGTCGCTGCTCTACCCCGGCCTTAAGAAAAGGAGCGATGAGAaggaggcagaaaaaaaaggcagggATGGTCCCAAGCCCTACCCCGTGAAGGAGGCGCTTAAGGACGGCCACTCCTACAGAGGCTACAGCAGCGGCGACCCCAACGAAAGCAGCAGCAGTGGAGGAGCGGGCGCGGCGGCAGCGGCGGCAGCAG GACTGGGAGCCCCCCTGAACCACTTCTTCAACAACCTGGTTAGAAACAAAAACgaggaaagggaaaacggGAAAATGGCCAGCAACGGAAGTCCCCCCAAAAGTGAACAGCACGAAGAtgaagcaaaaggggatgcCCCAAACGCCACCAACAGTAACTTCGCCTCCTGTGATAGTAACATGGACGATATGTACGACGTGTCTGACGATGGAAAGGAGAGGGAGGCCCTCAACATGAAGGATCATCACCCTAAGGGGGAAGATAAAGATGGCAAATATGCCGATAAAGGGAAAGGCACACATCCGGGTAGCATCCCTCAGAAGGAAAAACCAACGGACAAGCATACCACTCCACAGGGCGAAAAGTCGCCACAACAGATTGTGCCACAAGGCGGTGATATAAAGAACGCGGCCAGCAGCAGAACGGATAGCTCCTCCGTCACGGACATTAGGAGGCCCCCACCTTTGAACAGCGCCCCCCCCATGCCCAACATGAACTTTtcgaacattttaaattgtgtGCAGAATCAAATGGCCGGGGGAGGAGGTGTCGGCATGCAGACGGAGCCCCCTCGCGATAAG TTTGAAGGAATGCCCGAGGAAGTGAAGACCAGATATAAAACGTGGGTGGAGAATACGCAGATCTTCTCCGGACAG aTGATCAAAATTTGCAGAAACAGGCGCCCGTTGAGCAACGCATACATTGGCGACGGCTCGTCCAAAGATGAAATCTCTTTCAGCAATTTGCTGCCATTCCT CTGGAAAAGGAACATGAGCACCATAAACTTGGACGTGAACCTGGAAATATCGGAc GACCTGATAAACGCCTTCGACATGCACGTGCTCGAGTTTGTAAAGAAGTCCATCAAAAATAACGAAGACTATAAgttggaaaaatttaaatatccGA ccCTCTCCCTGTGCGAAGAACTGTTtgacgaaatggaaaaaaaggataagtaA
- a CDS encoding WD domain, G-beta repeat domain containing protein (encoded by transcript PVX_099515A) → MKANAVEKKKKKKLQSVGGEAKGAEGDGLENEKRKASIQNGKNETFTRFLFPKNPRAFANLVEFSFSNEEFTSVDQVDHTVFHLDMQSCLVMRDSDEGRKQVELVKKKIEKANSFTVLKDNDYVYHKPKNCFDYIDRYAQTVPVSFKDEATKTEPQEINEICDTVCQSIIYDAYLHEFQKVSNEEDKEKDRYNENAKDEDDRGKKYDSSGDLGLDADSDVGSGNLSDDAKFATVLFSSGGSSEEDSDAVSEDDTGSADGGSWKSSSAGDYDVEEGEHDGGSDEQLAERGGENPDEGVGDGVGDGVGLGDVPVAVAVGETHGGAAEAEEHGGDLLKKGHNNDANGAADAQDIAAGAEKADEPLEKGKTATKGAPKGKGKIGERNNTRQGPAKSGTKKKKKESFSGKHELYFINYKDMKEKIHKELNFIYKDEKVKKSDEKILQKKRFLKTLKLMDRIYNKNNEEEIYLNYKSEMNKNILTKLWIFSLPFFTQLIVTDIKFHPFYEDLFAMSFKNSDIKINTGILSCYSFKNTKSPEHVLKTDFPIYSIEWSAVNHSVIIIGLSNGNICIYDLKKKKNERLIFESNIKQIYNRDIISQISFDRKNKSFYSISYDGNMFCWKYNNKFTVGDKLLTLKKDWDDDFKDPLNFVQTQSITCIDFNPFQKNLFLIGTTKGKIYLYSSTFSDNHLRLYNEHSMSVNAVSYNPFRRGIFISASYDWTIRIWDQARPRSLLVLDIKECVYDVRWSPIVSTCFLVISSDSHGHLHIYDLSLDINKAIITEVITRKKKLRKLCVNQFNEVILIGDESGLLHSYKVSYAFNASYVDYLRGKLGRSFQVQMMNSFLTKVQ, encoded by the exons atgaaggcaaACGCagtggagaagaaaaagaagaaaaagttgCAGTcagtggggggggaggccaagGGGGCGGAGGGCGATGGgctggaaaatgaaaagaggaaagcGTCCATTCAGAACGGT AAAAACGAAACCTTCACGCGATTTCTGTTCCCGAAAAACCCGAGAGCGTTCGCCAACCTGGTcgagttttccttttcgaatgAGGAGTTCACGTCGGTGGATCAAGTGGACCACACCGTCTTCCACCTGGACATGCAATc GTGCCTGGTAATGCGGGACAGCGACGAGGGGAGGAAGCAGGTAGAgttggtgaagaagaaaatagaAAAGGCTAACTCCTTTACGGTTTTGAAGGACAACG ACTACGTCTACCATAAGCCCAAGAACTGCTTCGACTACATCGACAGATACGCGCAGACGGTCCCTGTCTCCTTCAA GGACGAAGCGACCAAGACGGAGCCGCAGGAAATAAACGAAATCTGCGACACGG TTTGCCAGTCCATAATCTACGACGCGTACCTGCACGAGTTCCAGAAGGTCTCCAACGAGGAAGACAAG GAAAAAGACAGGTACAACGAAAACGCAAAAGACGAAGACGACCGGGGGAAGAAATACGACTCAAGTGGAGACCTCGGGTTGGATGCAGATTCGGATGTGGGTTCAGGCAACCTCTCCGATGATGCGAAGTTTGCGACGGTTTTGTTTTCGTCAGGTGGCTCGAGTGAGGAGGACTCGGACGCGGTGAGTGAGGACGACACGGGAAGTGCAGACGGAGGTAGTTGGAAGAGCTCCTCTGCGGGGGACTACGATgtggaggagggggagcacgACGGTGGGAGTGACGAGCAGTTGGCTGAGCGGGGTGGGGAAAACCCGGATGAGGGTGTTGGCGATGGAGTTGGAGATGGCGTCGGCCTTGGCGATGTACCGGTTGCCGTCGCGGTTGGAGAGACGCACGGGGGGGCCGCAGAGGCAGAAGAACACGGAGGAGACCTACTGAAGAAGGGCCACAACAACGACGCGAATGGCGCAGCAGACGCTCAGGACATCGCAGCGGGAGCCGAGAAGGCAGACGAGCCCcttgaaaagggaaagacaGCCACGAAAGGGGCACCCaaagggaaggggaaaattggCGAAAGGAACAACACACGACAGGGCCCCGCGAAAAgcggaacgaaaaaaaaaaaaaaagaatcgtTCAGTGGGAAACATGAattgtattttattaactACAAAGacatgaaggagaaaatacaTAAAGAGTTAAACTTCATTTATAAAgatgaaaaagtaaaaaaaagtgatgaaaaaattttgcagaaaaaacgttttttaaaaacattaaaattgATGGATAGGATATACAACAAGAATaatgaagaggaaatttatttaaattacaAAAGTGAAATGAATAAGAACATTTTGACGAAGCTGtggattttttcccttccctttttcaccCAATTAATCGTTACGGACATCAAATTTCATCCCTTTTATGAAGATTTATTTGCCatgtcatttaaaaatagcgatataaaaattaatacggGGATATTAAGTTGCTATtctttcaaaaatacaaaaagtCCTGAACATGTTTTGAAAACGGATTTCCCCATTTACTCCATCGAGTGGTCAGCAGTAAACCACTCAGTTATTATCATCGGGCTGTCCAATggaaatatatgcatttatgatttaaaaaaaaaaaaaaatgaacgactGATATTTGAAAGTAACATCAAACAGATATACAACAGAGATATCATCTCGCAGATTTCTTTtgacagaaaaaataaatctttttATTCCATTTCGTATGATGGGAATATGTTTTGTTGGAAGTATAATAACAAATTTACTGTGGGGGATAAATTACTCACGTTGAAAAAGGACTGGGATGACGATTTTAAGGACCCTCTTAACTTTGTTCAGACGCAATCCATCACGTGCATCGATTTCAATCCCTTTCAGAAGAACCTCTTTCTCATTGGGACCACCAAGGGGAAGATATACCTCTACTCCAGCACCTTCTCCGACAATCATCTGCGGCTGTATAATGAGCACTCCATGTCGGTGAACGCCGTTTCTTATAACCCGTTCAGGCGCGGCATCTTCATTTCGGCCTCCTACGACTGGACCATCCGCATATGGGACCAGGCGCGCCCCCGCTCGCTCCTCGTGCTGGACATCAAGGAG tgcGTGTACGACGTCCGCTGGAGCCCCATCGTGTCGACGTGCTTCCTCGTCATCAGCTCGGACAGCCACGGCCACCTCCACATCTACGACCTGAGCCTGGACATTAACAAAGCCATCATCACGGAGGTGATTACGAGAAAGAAGAAGCTCCGCAAGCTCTGCGTAAACCAGTTCAACGAAGTCATCCTGATTGGAGACGAAAGCGGGCTCCTTCACTCTTACAAGGTGTCCTATGCCTTTAACGCGTCGTATGTGGACTACCTGCGGGGCAAGCTGGGTCGCTCCTTCCAGGTCCAAATGATGAATTCGTTCCTCACCAAGGTGCAGTAG
- a CDS encoding S-adenosylmethionine synthetase, putative (encoded by transcript PVX_099525A), whose translation MSHLKIKRGNFLFTSESVNEGHPDKVCDQISDAILDACLREDPESKVACEVCAKKNFIFILGEITTKAKVDYDKVARDVLKHIGYDDESKGLDYKTADIKIYIDEQSPDIAQCVHENKKPELIGAGDQGIMFGYATDEAENYMPLTHHYATLLGKRLTEVRKLGILPYLGPDGKTQITIEYKNKGSFGGHMEPLRVHTILISTQHAENVKYEQLKSDLIENVVKYVIPEKLLDEDTLYYLNPSGKFVLGGPAADAGLTGRKIICDTYGGWGAHGGGAFSGKDPSKVDRSAAYYLRYIAKSLVANKFCRRVLVQASYSIGIANPISLNVNSYGTASTGYTDYDLEQIILRNFDLRPGFIIEELKLKEPIFSNTSAYGHFGRSDNSFSWERIKDLTHEKNVLKN comes from the coding sequence ATGAGCCACCTGAAAATAAAGCGCGGGAACTTCCTGTTCACGTCCGAGTCGGTGAACGAGGGGCACCCGGACAAAGTCTGCGACCAAATTTCGGACGCCATTTTGGACGCCTGCCTGCGGGAGGACCCAGAGAGCAAAGTGGCCTGCGAAGTGTGCGCGAAGAAAAACTTCATTTTCATCCTCGGAGAAATAACAACCAAAGCAAAAGTGGACTACGACAAGGTGGCAAGAGACGTTTTAAAGCACATAGGATATGATGATGAGAGCAAAGGGCTGGACTACAAAACGGCAGAcatcaaaatatatattgatgAGCAGTCCCCAGATATTGCCCAATGTGTGCACGAAAATAAGAAGCCAGAATTGATAGGTGCTGGTGATCAGGGGATTATGTTTGGCTATGCCACTGATGAAGCTGAGAATTATATGCCACTGACTCATCACTACGCCACCTTACTAGGAAAACGATTAACAGAAGTGAGGAAGTTAGGTATCCTTCCCTATTTAGGACCAGATGGAAAGACCCAAATAACTATagagtataaaaataaaggaagcTTCGGTGGACATATGGAACCCCTACGTGTACATACCATTTTGATTTCCACACAGCATgcagaaaatgtaaaatatgagCAGCTGAAAAGTGACTTGATAGAGAACGTAGTGAAATACGTCATCCCGGAAAAGCTACTTGATGAGGATACGCTGTACTATTTAAACCCTTCGGGAAAATTTGTACTTGGAGGGCCGGCAGCAGATGCGGGGTTAACGGgaaggaaaattatttgtgACACGTATGGAGGGTGGGGTGCTCATGGCGGAGGTGCCTTCTCCGGAAAGGACCCATCGAAAGTAGATCGCTCAGCTGCGTACTACTTACGTTACATAGCGAAGTCCCTGgttgcaaataaattttgcagAAGGGTCCTAGTACAGGCATCATACTCCATAGGAATTGCTAACCCAATTTCGTTGAATGTCAATTCGTATGGAACGGCCAGCACAGGATATACTGATTACGACTTggaacaaattattttgcgAAACTTTGATTTGAGGCCTGGATTCATCATAGAGGAGCTAAAATTAAAGGAGCCCATTTTTTCGAACACGTCTGCCTATGGCCACTTTGGAAGAAGCGACAATTCGTTCAGCTGGGAGAGGATAAAGGACCTCACCCATGAGAAGAACGTGCTCAAGAATTGA
- a CDS encoding 50S ribosomal protein L29, putative (encoded by transcript PVX_099510A) codes for MFNLSSLLKATKVAKPASAAAPDNENADNNAEGGSSEAVKIKIINMQEYKTKKFLDERKNVNAWSAANTSGKKPAKEPKKKPEKKKAEKKKEEPKKEEPQKEPQKEPQKEELKGEEPKKEEPEKDEAKKEEAKKVEAKKVEPKKAEPKKDPKIEPPKKKFIPSVLKQKEAAMAKVVKEVKTEKVELFPDLLQAKKSTKTEKEKKKNQPQKKNKKEKAEKKKQEEEENNFPPIEEVEKIHFNIFDIVDIKKEYERIMRNSEKVMEKYKNKKKFDDTMILCN; via the coding sequence atgttcAACCTGAGTAGCCTACTGAAGGCGACGAAAGTCGCGAAGCCTGCAAGCGCTGCCGCACCGGACAATGAAAACGCAGACAATAACGCggaaggggggagcagcgaGGCCGTCAAAATAAAGATAATAAACATGCAAGAGTATAAAACGAAGAAGTTCTTGgacgaaaggaaaaatgtgaatgcatGGAGTGCGGCCAACACCAGCGGGAAGAAGCCCGCCAAGGAGCCGAAGAAGAAGccggagaagaagaaggcggagaagaagaaggaggagccgAAGAAGGAGGAACCGCAGAAGGAACCGCAGAAGGAACCGCAGAAGGAAGAgctgaagggggaagaaccGAAGAAGGAAGAGCCAGAGAAGGACGAAGCCAAGAAGGAAGAGGCCAAGAAGGTGGAAGCCAAAAAGGTCGAACCGAAGAAGGCCGAACCGAAGAAGGACCCCAAAATTgaaccccccaaaaaaaaattcatcccCTCGGTGCTCAAACAGAAGGAAGCCGCCATGGCCAAAGTGGTGAAGGAAGTAAAAACCGAAAAGGTGGAACTATTCCCGGACCTTCTGCAGGCAAAGAAGTCGACCAAAAcggagaaagagaaaaaaaaaaaccaaccacaaaaaaaaaataaaaaagaaaaagcagaaaagaaaaagcaagaagaggaagaaaacaatTTCCCCCCAATAGAGGAGgtagaaaaaatacactttaacatttttgaCATCGTAGACATAAAGAAGGAGTATGAACGGATTATGAGGAATTCGGAAAAGGTCAtggagaaatataaaaataagaaaaaatttgacGACACTATGATTTTGTGTAATTAG